CAGACCGCACCAACACAGACGCTTATCAGCTTGACCTTCTTTTTGCCAGTTCACTCCTCTTGCAATCAAGCGCCAATTACGAGGAAGCACGGCAGATAGCCTATCGGATCGAGTCCGATTTGGCACGGGAAGATCACATCAGGGCGAACATTATCAAATATCGCCCCCGTCTCCTTGCCTATTACCTGATCTGCGCTCTAATCGTCCTCCTTGCCTTCAGTTTGGATGCCAACTACCGCGCCTTGGTGCCTGACACCCTCGGTATTTTGAAAATGGCATGGCTGCCGATCATGTTTGGGGCGCTTGGGGCAATCTTCAACGGGATGATGGCGATTCACGAACACACCACCATTGAGCATAATTTCGACCCGATTCACGTCAGTTGGTATATTCTGAACCCCTTTATGGGGGCGATTATGGGCATTGTCGTCTTGATTTTCTTCGCCGTAACCAGCAACACCTTCAACACGCAAACGCCTGATTACAGCCAATCTGCGCCGCTGGTGATCTGGCTTTTGGCGTTTGCGGTGGGCTGGCAGCAAAATCTCGTCTTTCGCTTGCTAAACCGCTTCCTCAAAACCTTCCTCGGTGATGATAAAACGGCGCAGCGGACTCCGGCATCGCAAGTGACCGTTGCCCCGCCCTCCGGCATCAGTCCGATGGATGCAGCACTGTTGAACGAACTACAACGGCTGCGCGGTGGGGGCGAGAACCGCTGATGCGCCTTTCGCCTGTGCTTACCGTATTGTCTGCCCTCGCTGCTGTTGTTCTCTTTGGGCTTGTTGGGGCGCCTCTCATTGCGCCGAATCGACCCTTGTTGGAAAACGTTGCCTTCAGCGTGAATATCATTAGCCCCAATGCTGATGGCGATTCTGACCTGACGAAGATTCGCTACACCGTGAACAAAACGGCGCGGGTGAGCGTTGTTTTTACCGAGACGACAACCGGGGAAACTTTCCGCTTCCGTGACGAGGCAACCCGCGCCCCAAATACCTATGAAGTGTTGTTTAGCGGTGTTGTAGAGGGTTACACCTTACCAGATGAACGCATAGAGGGGGTTATTGAGCGGCGGCTGATCCCCAATGGACTCTACCGTTGGACGCTGACGACAACCACAGAGACGGGCGAGATGTCCAGTGTTGAGGGTGACTTGACGATCAGCGGCGTCGATTCGCGCCTACCCGCTTTAACAACCTTTGAAGTGTCCCCCAAAGAATTCACCCCAAACCAAGATGGCTATGATGATCGGGTAAGTATCAATCTGACACTGGAAAAGCCAGCGACGCTCACTGTCTGGTTGGAAAACGATACGAATGGTCCGTATTACATCGCTGAGCGGGTGATTGCAGCAGCAACGGCGGACGGGGCGGGCGCACGGGAATTTGATTACGATGGCGGCGTTGATAACAACATGACCCCGCCCCCTGATGGCGAGTATCGCCTGATCGCCGTTGCCCAAGATGCCGAAGGGCAGCGCGTTCGTCGGGAGACGACGATTCAACTGCGGGATGGGGGCTTGCCCAATGCCGAGATTGTCGCCCAGAGCAGTGGGCGCACAGTGACATGGGCAGCCAGCACATGGGAAGATCGTTTTTTCCATGATCGCCAGACGCGGGGCGCTTTAGTTGAGCCGCCGCTCACGGTGCAATCCACCCAAGCACAGATTAGCCTTCCACAAGGAGACTTGCTGGTCTTTGCCATGACCGTTTCTAATTATGGCACGACGCCCATTCGCACCATTGGACCGTTCCCCGGCACAGCTTACAGCTATGATCAGACGGATGCGGCAATGACCGCCCCCGAAAGGCGAGAGGCGTTCAGCGGTGCGTGGCGGGTGGGTGTCCAGTGTGAACGCTCGGAATCATCTTACCCCTGGCGGTGGGCGTTAGGGTCGCCAGACGCCCTGACAACGGTTGAGCGTGATGGTGAAACGCTTTATTACCTTCTGCCAGGGCAAAAGGCGCTTGTTTGGGGTGCGGTGCGCATGACGCGCCTGATCCCCACCCGCAACCCCCAAAAATGTTTTGCCGCCCTGATTCATGAAGATGTGGCGATTCCACCCCGCCAGAACCGTATTGGCGAAATTGACGTGCGGCTAGAGTAAAGGCTTTGCGCATGGCAAAACAACCCGCCGCTCCCCCAACCAGGAAACCGACGCCGGTAGGGGCTTCTAAAGCGCCCCCCAAGAGCGGAACACCAAAAACACCACGCAAGCGGCGGAATGTCCCCCCGCCTGATTTGCTGATCCCCAAACGACAGCAAGGACACCCGCTAAAACTGGTTGCCCAGACGCACAAAGCCGGACAGCCCGATCCCTTCTTACGCCGCCTTGTGCGCACCCCACGCACCACCATACGGGAAATGATCCTGAATCGGGCGGCGTGGGTCGACGATCTGGCTGCCATTGGCTTGATTTTAGTTGGGACGGTCTCTGCCCTGGCGTTGATCAACTTGCAGCCAATTGAACGCTCCTCCCTGTCCGATTACTGGGGCGATTTTTTGAGTCAGTTGTTTGGGCGTTTTGGAGCAATTCTTTTTTCTGGTTTTCTTGTTGGTGGCGGCATCTTGATTGTCCTGCCCCGTTTGGGGATTGTTTTTGACCTGACATGGCGGCGCATCTTGGGGACAGAACTCGCCTTTGCTGGCTTGTTGGCGACGATTCACCTGCTTGCCCGCGATAACGAACCCCGCGCCCTTGCCCGCAGCGGGTTGGGCGGAGGGCATGTGGGGTGGGCGCTTGGTGAGATTGCCAACCGTTTTCTGGGATCGGCGTTGGCAACCTTCCTGTTTCTCGCCCTGACGATTCTCGGCATCAGCATGGTCATTGGGATTCGGCGGAAACACATCCGCAGCGGGGCAAAGCGCCTAAGTACGAGTTTAGAACGTGTTAGCATGGTTGCGCAGGCGGTTGCCAATGCGTCGCGTTCAAATTTGCCCCGTCCGCGCTTGCCCAGTGCAGTGGGGAACTTGAGAACACGCTTAAGCGACTTAAGGCGTCGTCCAGCGCAAGCCACACCCATGCCAACGATGACACCGCCTCCCTCTCCCCCTCCGCCATTGAAGCCTTCCATTACAAGTACAGATGAGGAAGGGTATCGCTCTCCCTACATACCAACCGGGACTCCCGCCGCCCCTGTCTATACGCCTCCACCCGAAGAACGGGCTGTGGAGCAAGATGGAACAATCGTCCCTCGTCCGGCTGCTATCGCGCCGACGTATGGGCGTTCCCCCGCCTCAAAGCCCGTTGCTGAACCGATAGCCGAACCCATGACGCCGCGCAAACTTTCGCCGCTGCCGACACCAAGCCTGATGCCAACGGCTGTTCCAACGGACGATGCGGACGATACGCTCATCCCGCCCTCACCTATCCCGCCAAAATCAACGCCGGTTGCCCCTGCTGCAATCAGCCGCGCCATAGGGAAAACCTCTCCGCGCCCCGAACCGCTGCCGCGTCGAATCCGGCATTTTACGGTGGAAGATTTTAAGGAAGTCAAATACCCCTACACACGTCCCGTTGGGCTGCCGCCCCTGACACTCCTCAATGATACAGAACTCTCGCCGCCAAGCGAGGAGGAGATCAACGGGAACGCCCGCATTATCGAGAACACCCTCCTTGATTTCGATCTGGATGTGGAAGTCGTTGACGCAAAAATCGGACCCACCGT
This genomic interval from Anaerolineales bacterium contains the following:
- a CDS encoding DNA translocase FtsK; translated protein: MAKQPAAPPTRKPTPVGASKAPPKSGTPKTPRKRRNVPPPDLLIPKRQQGHPLKLVAQTHKAGQPDPFLRRLVRTPRTTIREMILNRAAWVDDLAAIGLILVGTVSALALINLQPIERSSLSDYWGDFLSQLFGRFGAILFSGFLVGGGILIVLPRLGIVFDLTWRRILGTELAFAGLLATIHLLARDNEPRALARSGLGGGHVGWALGEIANRFLGSALATFLFLALTILGISMVIGIRRKHIRSGAKRLSTSLERVSMVAQAVANASRSNLPRPRLPSAVGNLRTRLSDLRRRPAQATPMPTMTPPPSPPPPLKPSITSTDEEGYRSPYIPTGTPAAPVYTPPPEERAVEQDGTIVPRPAAIAPTYGRSPASKPVAEPIAEPMTPRKLSPLPTPSLMPTAVPTDDADDTLIPPSPIPPKSTPVAPAAISRAIGKTSPRPEPLPRRIRHFTVEDFKEVKYPYTRPVGLPPLTLLNDTELSPPSEEEINGNARIIENTLLDFDLDVEVVDAKIGPTVTQYAVQPFREVTNTSGEVVTQRVRVNKIVSLASDLGLALAAKRLRIQPYVPGFSYMGIEVPNRSPSIVALRPLMETEAFARAYLKPDPDAPGGVRQAPLVVPLGRDVSGEPVIMDLALMPHLLIAGTTGSGKSVCITATIAALIMNNTPERLKLILLDPKMVELTRFNGLPHLLGPVETDHERIIGVLRWATREMDRRYKLLETEAARNIEAYNRALGAARIEEHLPYIVILVDEIGDLMLSRPEEMERTVTRLAQMARAVGMHLMVATQRPSVDIITGLIKANFPARISFSVVSNTDSRVILDAPGAETLIGRGDMLYLAPDAAVARRVQGAFLSDAEIDGLVAYWKDWAAQQQAAGAPPPEQAPWERGMTRREALSETESMLEEAISVVVRVGEASTSLIQRQLNIPYVRAAQIMDLLNQLGILGGIKEDGRTREVTLKQGTDPYRKLMAKVKKNEGAG